The following nucleotide sequence is from Triticum dicoccoides isolate Atlit2015 ecotype Zavitan chromosome 7B, WEW_v2.0, whole genome shotgun sequence.
GTCTCCTCCGACGCTGCCGCCACGTCCCCGTCTCCTGCTCGGCTCcgcccctgcctctcctcctccggtgagtggtgCAGCACCTCCACAGCCCTGCCGTTCGTTACTTCATTCATCCGCACCCGCACTGCGCAGTTCTTTGTTCTTACGTGGTTATGTCCcctgtttctttctttctttgtgcGTGCAGAGAAGCGGAAGCGAGAGAAGGCGCGGCGCGGGAGCATGAAGCGGGTGCGCTTCGCCGCCGACGTCGTTGACCACGGCCCAGCCCGctcggcgccggaggaggaggcggcgcccgAGCCGTCCTGCAGGGGCGCCGCGATGCCGGCGAATCGGGAGGCGCTGTACCGCGGAATGCTCCGCGGCCGCTCCATGCTCAGGACCGCCTGCTCCTACTAAGCAACCGGCGTCAATTAACCTCGCCGTTTAATCCTTACTACATCCATTCCATCCCCGTCTTAGTCCGTCCGAAGCTGCCAGTGCCTTTCGCATTTCTTGTTCATTAGCGTCGTCGCTGATTGGGAGATTTTTGTAATTAGTGAGCATCCCGTACGCTGCAGGCGAGCGATCTGTGTGGTGCGTGTCGTTAATTGTTCTACCCGCTGTCGTACGAGTGCGTACTATTTATACCCGGGTAAGTAGCCAATTGATCCAAGAACAATGGATCGTTGCCAATTGatctaggatgcgtttggttgaagatgtcgtatgaatgggttgggaccgttcaatttttttgggattgaaccattcaattcatgtgtttggctgaatataagtggtgagctaattatttaagacgggaccaccagtcatgctcacatagtcatgcatgcaaagggtggccatttgattcgaccgatttggttgggtgaaacggttcagcatcttcatggcatattctttttttttggctcgaaccattcatgtgctttataacaaaacatgtctattttctgaacgatcccaacccattcatgaccgcccttgcaaccaaacgcacccAGGTCCTTCTGCAACATTTTCTctttaaaatatactccctccgttcctaaatataagtccttttagagattccaccttggactacatacggagcaaaatgaattaatctacactctaaattatgtctatatacatccatatgtactcGTTAGTTAAATCTCTAACAagatttatatttagaaacagagggagtacacattcaTCTGGGGCTCCATGCTTGATCTGACATGCCCCTCTCGGCGAGCAGCTCAAAGACAAAGCGATTTTGCCCGCCAATTTTGTGTTGAGGGATTTGATTCTTTGGGATGTCGTCATATCAGCGGCTGTGGTCGGGCGTTGCTGTCGTGGTTGCGCAAGGAACGGAACACAAGGTTCAGGTTGATCCACCCTCCAACTGGTGCCCCAGATACGACCTACTACCACTGGTGGCCTTCAATTTTCCGGACAGATTCTTCATTTTTTTCCTTCCCTGGATTTTGAATCTTCCCGGGAGATATGGTCATGTCTCACGGCCGCGAAAGCTCGGTGTCTTTCCGGGCCGGGCGGTGTCCGTCTCGGTCTCCGGCAGTGACAGATGAAGGGAGATAGGTTGGTGGATAAGAAAGGCTGCGGGTTCGATTGACCGGGATCACATGCGCCCGCCGATGCGCCCAGCCGAACAAGCGGCGGAGCAGCGCCGCGCCCGCGCACGGCAGCTCGGCCCGTGACCACTGACCACGGCCACGGGCGTCTCCAGGCTTCGCGGACCCGCGTGGGCAAAGCTCTGCTCGACCTGGCCTGGACTGCGTGTCGCTTGCCGTATGGCCGTGTGGCATTTGGCGCGTGTCAGACTGTCAGTGGCAgttaggcccctcccaatgctccaccttagGCCAACTTCACCGCAAGACCCCAAACGAACGTCCGCTTTGTCCGGATTTCGTCCGTTTGGGGTGATAATAGGTGCGAAAACGGACATGCGTGTCCGGGTTTAGTTCGAGGCGCCCACCGCGGCTGCCAATCCCAAAAAACGTCTGCAGCCTTCCCCGTCCTGCCGCGCCCGCGGGGAGAACCAGAGCGACATGGCGTAGAGCGCCTGCGCCGCGCCCCGGCGCCGGCCATGGCTCCCTcctgcgccgcgccgccgccggtgcCGCCCCGGCCTCGCCCCGGCCCTGGCGCCACCGGCCGCGCCTCGCCCAGGCCGCGCCGGCAGCCGCCCCGGCCTCGCCCCGGCCCCGGCGCCGCCGGCCGCGCCTCGCCCAGGCCGCGCCGGCAGCCGCCCTGGCCTCGCTCGCCCCGGCCTCGCCCTGGCCTCGCCCGTCCCNNNNNNNNNNNNNNNNNNNNNNNNNNNNNNNNNNNNNNNNNNNNNNNNNNNNNNNNNNNNNNNNNNNNNNNNNNNNNNNNNNNNNNNNNNNNNNNNNNNNNNNNNNNNNNNNNNNNNNNNNNNNNNNNNNNNNNNNNNNNNNNNNNNNNNNNNNNNNNNNNNNNNNNNNNNNNNNNNNNNNNNNNNNNNNNNNNNNNNNNNNNNNNNNNNNNNNNNNNNNNNNNNNNNNNNNNNNNNNNNNNCTCGCCCGCGCCGGCGGCCGCCCCGGCCTcgccctggcctcgcccgccccggCCTCGCCCCGGCACAGCGCCACCGGCCGCGCCGGCAGCCGTCCCGGCCTCCCCCGCCCCGGCCTCGCCCTGGCCTCGCCCCGGCATCGGCATGGGTAGTGTGCGTGGTGCAGAGGAGAGAGAGGAAAAAAGGTGGAGAGAGGTGGTGGGTGGGCATGGTGGGCCAGAGGAgagagaggatgacaggtgggtcaggCCTCACATGCAGAGGACACTGCCCGGACGTGGAGAACGCAAGATTCGTCCGCCCGTGTCCGTTTCAGACCCAAACCCAGACCAACTTTGCTCCGAGGATGGGTCGGGACGGACCAGAAACGGACGTTTTTTTAGGATAGGATCGCGCGTTAGGACGTCTGATTTGTTCGTTTTACCTCAAACGGACAGACCTGGACGatttggggtcgtgcggtggagttggccttatacATGTGCTAAGGCTGTCATGTAGGCAAGAAATATGACgtggcaaggtaattaagaggagaAAGATAGGTGTGGTGACCCCAGAAAGAAACAATGTCAAGCGCGGGAACATAGAGAAAACACTTAAATGAAAGAAGCTCACCAATGCAGGGATAACTTTAGTTGCTGAATCATTAAATAAAGGATAATTAGCTACGACAAGTTAAGCACCTTTGCATTGTGGACTTTAGTTGCTTATAGCtctttaatgtgcttagcacctcatcttAGCATTAGTGCATTGGAGGAGGTCTTAAGGTGAAGGGTAGTTACTAACCATTTAAGGGTATTTCTGTATTgcgaaccaatctgtggttggatggttagagggactgtagtattccagcccatcagggttcaagtcaTGGTGCTcacattatttctggatttattctagaatttctggcgatgcgcattcagtgggaggagacgtttccgtcgacgacgaggtgactACGTTGACTTCGTAAATTCCAAGATGataatgccggctcagtctttcgaaggtgctcatagtgatagggtgtgcgtgtgtgcattcatagggatgagtgtatgcgcgtgtatacgagcgcttgcgtttgtactgtgttaaaaaaaggtATTCCCGTATTACGAACCAACTTGTGGTTGGgtggttagagggacagtggtatcccagtctatcagggttcaagtcctggtgctcacatttattctggatttatttcaggatttccggcgatgcgcattcagtgggaggagacgttttcgtcgacgacgaggtgactacgatgacttcgtaaattccaagatgatatgtcggctcagtctttcggaggtgctcataggggtagtgtgtgcgcgtgtatatgagtgctTGCATGTGTATTGTGTTGAAAAAAGGGTATTCCCGTATTTGAATCATCTAAACGCCGAACATTTTTATCAGAACATGGAAACTGCCCCCGCATCGTGCGACTAGCGCGACACGGGCGGCTACCCCGATCCACTTTTCCCAGGCAAGCCTTCGCGTGCGCCCTGCCTTCGTCGCCGCCGGTCGGCACCGCAGGGCTTGCCTGGGCGGCCGACGGTGGCGGCGACGTTCCGTTCCCATGGCGTTTTGATGATGTGTGTGAGGTGACCAGATGCTCTGAAGGCGGACATTGCAGCGGCAACACCGGTTCATGCTTGGGCGGCTGCCTCGAATTTCCCTGACGACGTCAAGTTCAGCGAGATGTGGGTGTACCAAGCAACCAAGTCAATCTGCAGCAGCCATGGGCCATCGACTGTGCCGCCGACAGGCAGGCGGCGGTCATGATGGTCTTCTCTCGAGCTTTGGTGCAAGGCTGAGTGGCCTCTGATTCTGGCATCCGCGGGATGACGGTGGCTGGTGGGGTACTGCGGTATCGACCATCAATCTAGCGAAAACAATATTGTTCGCCTGGATCAGTGAGATCTGCAACAGGCGGCAAGAAGCTGTTATTGCTTGTGGCCtagagcatgatacgtctccaacgtatctataatttttgattgttccatactattatattacctgttttggatgtttatgggctttactgtacacttttatatcatttttgggactaacctactaaccggaggcccagcacgtattgctgtttttttgcctatttcagtgtttaaaaaaaaggaatatcaaacggagtccaaatagaatgaaaccttcaggagcgtgatttttggaacaaacgtgatccagaggacttggagtgcaagtcaagaagctcccgaggcggccacgagggtggaaggtgccccccctacagggcgcgcccctatctcgtgggccccttgggcgtccaacgatgtacttcttcctcctatatatacccatataccctgaaaccatcgaggaagcaaccgaaacacaatttccaccgccataaccttctgtattcgcgagatcccatcttggagccatcgccggcgttctgccggagggggaatccaccacggagggcctctacatcaaccccaaggtctctccgatgagttgtgagtagtttaccacagaccttcgggtccatagttattagctagatggcttcttctctctttttggatctcaataccatgttctccccctctcttgtggagatctattcgatgtaactctttttacggtgtgtctgtcgaggtccgatgaattgtggttttatgatcaagtttatctatgagaaatatttgaatctcctctgaattcttttatgtatgattgagttatctttgcaagtctcttcgaattatcggtttagtttggcctactagattgatctttcttgccatgggagaagtgcttagctttgggttcaatcttgcgatgtcctttcccagtgacaacaggggcaacaaggcacgtattgtattgttgccatcgaggataaaaagatggggtttatatcatattgcatgagtttatccctctacatcatgccatctttcttaaagtgttactctgttcttataaacttaatactctagatgcatgctagatagtggtcgatgtgtggagtaatagtagtagatgcaggcaggagtcggtctatttgtcacggacgtgatgcctatatacatgatcatgcctagataatctcataattattcgcttttctatcaattgctcgacagtaatttgttcacccaccgtaatacttatgctattttgagagaggcctctagtgaaacctatggccccgtggtctatcttttatcatataagatttcaatctacttttatttgcatctttactttttcaatctatatcataaaatatcaaaaatatatttatcttatcatattatctctattggatctcactttcgcaagtggccatgaagggattgacaacccctttatcgcgttggttgcgagttctttgtttgtttgtgtaggtgcttgggacttgtgaggagcctcctactggattgataccttggttctcaaaaactgagggaaatacttacgctactatgttgcatcaccctttcctcttcaaggaaaaccaacgcaagctcaagacgtagcaagaaagatttctggcgccgttgccggggaggtcttcgttcaagtcaagacataccaagtacccatcacaaactcatctccctcgcatttacattattttccatttgcctttcgttttcctctcccccactgtaacgccccgagaccgacgctccagaagacttccagctattccgagtttcgccgtgtgtttcttttttgcttgctcttttatttttgcattgcatcatgtcatcatgccatcatgtcatttaattttcaaaactcatctaaataaattgtatggatcttcgatccatttaaatcgagggaagggtgacttctctttataatataccctcccgatatttagggagatattataaaatattccattgttttggaatcacccatgaacccacttgcatattaaatcccttggcctttttcttcttcaagttttggctctctaaccttgccaataattcttttgccatttttcggagctccatcaaaaatccgaacatttttggaccttccttttatcaagtcctagttcaaacccatttgaattaaattcaaatgagtttgaatttacatcttttaatcatgcctctttctattttcttggaacaagtgtatttttgcgagtccgggaaaattacccccatgctcaaattatttctccaaccctttctttatctcctttttctttctttgctatttactgcttttggtaaataaaagagagaggaagaagagagtccAGCAAGGCCTCTTAGGCCCGGCCAACCAAGCCGGCCTAGCCAGCCCATCTAACCACTGTTAACCCTAGCCGCAGGGGAGAGCTCTGcttgatccccatctctccctctcgttcccgtgcCCGCCGCCACACCCGCATCGCGCCCGATCCCATCACCCGCTCGACCTCCTTCTTCGTCCCGATCGGCAACAGAAATGCCACCAGGCCATCGTCCCGCGCCCAAGCTCCTCCGCCCCGAGCTCCATTCGCGTTGCCGATTGCTCGGATCCGGCACCGGCCGACCGGATCCACCCGGCTTCACTGTTCTTGGAGCTGTCGGAGCCATGCTTCAGGTCCCCGCCGCCAAGCTCTGTCGCCGCCGGCCTCGACCTCCTCCCTCGCGCGGCTCCTTCCCTGCCTCCACCGCAAGCCCACCATGGCGCCGCTGCCTCGCTGTAGCTGTTGCTATGATTGCTGCCGCACCTCCTGCTGGCCCCGCTGCCGAGCGTCGCCCTCCACGCGAGCCTCCTCCGGCAGCCCTGTCGCCCATGCGCTGCTCTGACGACCCCATCATCTCGCTCGTCCTGGAGCTCGTCCGCCTCCCCAAATCACCTCCCTGGCCTCGGATCTGGCCGGATCGAGCCGGCCCGcgtccaccacctccaccaccttgCCCCGTGCCCTCCATGGCCCTCCTCGCGCCCCTGCTTCCTCTCCAACAGCCTCCCGTGGATGCAACCACCTTTGCGGCCAAGACCCTCGAACCACCACCATCGCTTCCTTGCTGTTGCTGTTGACGCCAAGTCCAACGACCACCGAGCAGGGAGTAGCGCCAAGTTCCACGATGTCTTTGGGAGACCCGTTTCGTCAAGTTCAACTAAGTATCTCTACGCAAGAAGACACAAGACCATCCCggatatcgccaagtaccacgacacccactaccgtcgacctgaacgtctacgaaaacgtgtacaactaccgtcgccaagccCGCGAGTACCATTACTTCCcccgacgacccgtgaacgtctacttccactactgcCACCGAAGACCGTCAAGTGTAAAACTACCACcaccgccgtgtaccactacttccactaccgtcaacctcgaagaccccgtggacgtcaagttccttgacgtgaccccgaacatctacggagtgtgtacaactacgaaacgtgaacgactacttcccctacgacccgtgaacgactacttccctcgacgactcgaaccgctccgaaaacgcatgcttcgaaggtataaccccgagacgaccgcccatgAATGAATgtttgtgtgttgtatgagatgctcgtgtttgcaccatgtTCGAGAGAGGTCCTTACACGTtccttcctcgtttgccatgccgccgtcccgtgggaacccggtagccgggatcaccccaccatcttgcatgactcgctcacgtcacacttccttttgcaccggtacctccatgagttatcgggaccggaatgttgccgtggcaccatttccgttgtcgttgccgtggcacccctttcgttccgccatgatGACCAAATGCCTCGTAACATGCTCATgtaaacattttcataaaaattgcataaacttttatatgtcatccgcatcatgataacaacatttaaatgtttaaaattgtgtttgcactaAATTgctaatgacatatggggattttccggaattgttgtttgttatttccggcctcatttaaacttgcctaaatagttagtttatttatgcttcacctcttgacatgcttaacaacatttaatattgttgtgttcctaaacaagagagaactaaattattgatgtggtgttccgttaatatgcaactcgttgcatattgagctccacttaatttgtagtattgtttgttgcactttgccatgccatgcctcattaaaccggacatgcatcatacttgattgtgcatcatgccatgattatgtgatggttgtttaccatgttgtatgcttctttccggtttgcttctctcgttagcttcggtttcgttccggagttgtgaggattcgttcgactacgtctgtttgtattcttcatggactcgttcttcttccttgcgggatctcaggcaagatgaccattaccctcgatatcacttctatctttgcttgctagttgctccgttctatcgctatgctgcgctacctatcacttgtttaccatgcctcccaaatttccatgtcagcctctaactttttcacccttcctagcaaaccattgcttggctatgttaccgctttgctcagcccctcttatagcattgttagttgcaggtgaagttgaagattgctccacgatgaggattatgttgggatatcacaatatctcttatttaattaatgcatctatatacttggtaaagggtggaagactcggccttatgcctggtgttttgttccactcttgccgccctagtttccgttataccggtgttatgttcccggattttgcgttccttacgcggttgggtgatttatgggacccccttgatagttcgttttgaataaaactcctccagcaaggcccaaccttggttttaccatttgcctacctaagcctttttcccttgggttctgcagactNNNNNNNNNNNNNNNNNNNNNNNNNNNNNNNNNNNNNNNNNNNNNNNNNNNNNNNNNNNNNNNNNNNNNNNNNNNNNNNNNNNNNNNNNNNNNNNNNNNNNNNNNNNNNNNNNNNNNNNNNNNNNNNNNNNNNNNNNNNNNNNNNNNNNNNNNNNNNNNNNNNNNNN
It contains:
- the LOC119341216 gene encoding uncharacterized protein LOC119341216, yielding MSSSSSSSAGAGSALGGSHAGLALAATAMALSGTLVLFSLCRAKQTDHHLVSSDAAATSPSPARLRPCLSSSEKRKREKARRGSMKRVRFAADVVDHGPARSAPEEEAAPEPSCRGAAMPANREALYRGMLRGRSMLRTACSY